The following are encoded in a window of Sorex araneus isolate mSorAra2 chromosome 11, mSorAra2.pri, whole genome shotgun sequence genomic DNA:
- the TSSK2 gene encoding testis-specific serine/threonine-protein kinase 2: MDDAAVLRKKGYIVGINLGKGSYAKVKSAYSERLKFNVAVKIIDRKKTPTDFVERFLPREMDILATVNHRSIIKTYEIFETSDGRIYIVMELGVQGDLLEFIKCRGALHEDVARKMFRQLSSAVKYCHDLDVVHRDLKCENLLLDKDFNIKLSDFGFSKRCLRDGTGRIILSKTFCGSAAYAAPEVLQGIPYQPKVYDIWSLGVILYIMVCGSMPYDDSDIKKMLRIQKEHRVDFPRSKNLTGECKDLIYRILQPDVNRRLHIDEILSHSWLQLPKPKAMSSSSFKREGEGKYRAECKLDARPGARPEHRPEHRPEHRPDHKLGAKTQHRLLVMPENDDRMEDRLAETSRTKDHHHNPGAEAGKAST, from the coding sequence ATGGACGATGCCGCGGTCTTAAGGAAGAAGGGTTACATCGTGGGCATCAATCTTGGCAAGGGCTCCTATGCAAAAGTCAAATCTGCCTACTCCGAGCGCCTCAAGTTTAACGTAGCCGTCAAGATCATCGACCGCAAGAAAACACCCACCGACTTTGTGGAGAGATTCCTTCCTCGGGAGATGGACATCCTGGCCACAGTGAACCACCGCTCCATCATCAAGACCTACGAGATCTTCGAGACGTCCGATGGACGCATCTACATCGTCATGGAGCTTGGCGTCCAGGGTGACCTCCTTGAGTTCATCAAGTGCCGAGGGGCTCTGCACGAGGATGTCGCTCGCAAGATGTTCCGCCAGCTCTCCTCGGCCGTCAAGTACTGCCACGACCTGGATGTCGTCCACCGAGACCTCAAGTGCGAGAACCTTCTCCTTGACAAGGACTTCAACATCAAGCTGTCCGACTTCGGCTTCTCCAAGCGCTGCCTGCGGGACGGCACTGGGCGCATCATCCTCAGCAAGACCTTCTGTGGGTCGGCGGCCTACGCAGCTCCCGAGGTGCTGCAGGGCATCCCCTACCAGCCCAAGGTGTACGACATCTGGAGCCTGGGTGTGATTCTCTACATCATGGTCTGTGGCTCCATGCCCTATGACGACTCTGACATCAAGAAGATGCTGCGCATCCAGAAGGAGCACCGCGTGGACTTCCCCCGCTCCAAGAACCTGACGGGCGAGTGCAAGGATCTCATCTATCGCATCCTGCAGCCTGATGTCAACCGGCGGCTGCACATTGATGAGATCCTCAGTCACTCGTGGCTGCAGCTTCCGAAGCCCAAAGCTatgtcttcctcctcctttaagagggagggagaaggcaagTACCGGGCTGAGTGCAAACTGGATGCCCGGCCAGGTGCCAGGCCCGAGCACCGGCCCGAGCACCGGCCTGAGCACCGACCTGACCACAAGCTGGGGGCCAAAACCCAGCACCGGCTGCTGGTGATGCCCGAGAATGATGACAGGATGGAGGACCGGCTGGCCGAGACCTCCAGAACCAAAGACCATCATCACAACCCTGGAGCTGAGGCGGGGAAAGCGAGCACCTAG